The DNA window ACTCCGGTCTAGGCGCACGGGAAGTCGCGGTCACGACGGTACTGACCGTGCTGTCGCGACTTGAGAACAAGGGCTTTGTCGAGCGGGACCGTTCAACCAGACCCCACCTTTACCGATCGGTCACCTCGAGGGCCGAACACACCGCCGACCTCATGCACGAGGTCCTCGGAACAGCCAACGACCGCGAGGCAGCGCTCGCCCGCTTCGTCGGTCAGGTCAGCCCGCAAGAAGCG is part of the Mycetocola zhujimingii genome and encodes:
- a CDS encoding BlaI/MecI/CopY family transcriptional regulator — protein: MATLGELERSVMDVLWSTDGSLSANDLRDSLDSGLGAREVAVTTVLTVLSRLENKGFVERDRSTRPHLYRSVTSRAEHTADLMHEVLGTANDREAALARFVGQVSPQEAETLRALLGGTPTS